The Macaca nemestrina isolate mMacNem1 chromosome 6, mMacNem.hap1, whole genome shotgun sequence genome window below encodes:
- the LOC105499365 gene encoding follistatin isoform X2: protein MVRARHQPGGLCLLLLLLCQFMEDRSAQAGNCWLRQAKNGRCQVLYKTELSKEECCSTGRLSTSWTEEDVNDNTLFKWMIFNGGAPNCIPCKETCENVDCGPGKKCRMNKKNKPRCVCAPDCSNITWKGPVCGLDGKTYRNECALLKARCKEQPELEVQYQGRCKKTCRDVFCPGSSTCVVDQTNNAYCVTCNRICPEPTSSEQYLCGNDGVTYSSACHLRKATCLLGRSIGLAYEGKCITKSCEDIQCTGGKKCLWDFKVGRGRCSLCDELCPDSKSDEPVCASDNATYASECAMKEAACSSGVLLEVKHSGSCNSISEDTEEEEEDEDQDYSFPISSILEW from the exons ATGGTCCGCGCAAGGCACCAGCCGGGTGGGCTTTGCCTCCTGCTGCTACTGCTCTGCCAGTTCATGGAGGACCGCAGTGCCCAGG CTGGGAACTGCTGGCTCCGTCAAGCGAAGAACGGCCGCTGCCAGGTCCTGTACAAGACCGAACTGAGCAAGGAGGAGTGCTGCAGCACCGGCCGTCTGAGCACCTCATGGACCGAGGAGGACGTGAATGACAACACACTCTTCAAGTGGATGATTTTCAACGGGGGAGCCCCCAACTGCATCCCCTGTAAAG AAACGTGTGAGAACGTGGACTGTGGACCTGGGAAAAAATGCCGAATGAACAAGAAGAACAAACCCCGCTGCGTCTGCGCCCCGGATTGTTCCAACATCACCTGGAAGGGTCCAGTCTGTGGGCTGGACGGGAAAACCTACCGCAATGAATGTGCACTCCTAAAGGCAAGATGTAAAGAGCAGCCAGAACTGGAAGTCCAATACCAAGGCAGATGTAAAA AGACTTGTCGGGATGTTTTCTGTCCAGGCAGCTCCACATGTGTGGTGGACCAGACCAATAATGCCTACTGTGTGACCTGTAATCGGATTTGCCCAGAGCCCACTTCCTCTGAGCAGTATCTCTGTGGGAATGATGGAGTCACCTACTCCAGTGCCTGCCACCTGAGAAAGGCTACCTGCCTGCTGGGCAGATCTATTGGATTAGCCTATGAGGGAAAGTGTATCA CAAAGTCCTGTGAAGATATCCAGTGCACTGGTGGGAAAAAATGTTTATGGGATTTCAAGGTTGGGAGAGGCCGGTGTTCCCTCTGTGATGAGCTGTGCCCTGACAGTAAGTCGGATGAGCCTGTCTGTGCCAGTGACAATGCCACTTATGCCAGTGAGTGTGCCATGAAGGAAGCTGCCTGCTCCTCAGGTGTGCtgctggaagtaaagcactccggATCTTGCAACT CCATTTCGGAAGACAccgaggaagaggaggaagatgaagacCAGGACTACAGCTTTCCTATATCTTCTATTCTAGAGTGGTAA
- the LOC105499365 gene encoding follistatin isoform X1: MVRARHQPGGLCLLLLLLCQFMEDRSAQAGNCWLRQAKNGRCQVLYKTELSKEECCSTGRLSTSWTEEDVNDNTLFKWMIFNGGAPNCIPCKETCENVDCGPGKKCRMNKKNKPRCVCAPDCSNITWKGPVCGLDGKTYRNECALLKARCKEQPELEVQYQGRCKKTCRDVFCPGSSTCVVDQTNNAYCVTCNRICPEPTSSEQYLCGNDGVTYSSACHLRKATCLLGRSIGLAYEGKCIKAKSCEDIQCTGGKKCLWDFKVGRGRCSLCDELCPDSKSDEPVCASDNATYASECAMKEAACSSGVLLEVKHSGSCNSISEDTEEEEEDEDQDYSFPISSILEW; this comes from the exons ATGGTCCGCGCAAGGCACCAGCCGGGTGGGCTTTGCCTCCTGCTGCTACTGCTCTGCCAGTTCATGGAGGACCGCAGTGCCCAGG CTGGGAACTGCTGGCTCCGTCAAGCGAAGAACGGCCGCTGCCAGGTCCTGTACAAGACCGAACTGAGCAAGGAGGAGTGCTGCAGCACCGGCCGTCTGAGCACCTCATGGACCGAGGAGGACGTGAATGACAACACACTCTTCAAGTGGATGATTTTCAACGGGGGAGCCCCCAACTGCATCCCCTGTAAAG AAACGTGTGAGAACGTGGACTGTGGACCTGGGAAAAAATGCCGAATGAACAAGAAGAACAAACCCCGCTGCGTCTGCGCCCCGGATTGTTCCAACATCACCTGGAAGGGTCCAGTCTGTGGGCTGGACGGGAAAACCTACCGCAATGAATGTGCACTCCTAAAGGCAAGATGTAAAGAGCAGCCAGAACTGGAAGTCCAATACCAAGGCAGATGTAAAA AGACTTGTCGGGATGTTTTCTGTCCAGGCAGCTCCACATGTGTGGTGGACCAGACCAATAATGCCTACTGTGTGACCTGTAATCGGATTTGCCCAGAGCCCACTTCCTCTGAGCAGTATCTCTGTGGGAATGATGGAGTCACCTACTCCAGTGCCTGCCACCTGAGAAAGGCTACCTGCCTGCTGGGCAGATCTATTGGATTAGCCTATGAGGGAAAGTGTATCA AAGCAAAGTCCTGTGAAGATATCCAGTGCACTGGTGGGAAAAAATGTTTATGGGATTTCAAGGTTGGGAGAGGCCGGTGTTCCCTCTGTGATGAGCTGTGCCCTGACAGTAAGTCGGATGAGCCTGTCTGTGCCAGTGACAATGCCACTTATGCCAGTGAGTGTGCCATGAAGGAAGCTGCCTGCTCCTCAGGTGTGCtgctggaagtaaagcactccggATCTTGCAACT CCATTTCGGAAGACAccgaggaagaggaggaagatgaagacCAGGACTACAGCTTTCCTATATCTTCTATTCTAGAGTGGTAA
- the LOC105499365 gene encoding follistatin isoform X3 — MVRARHQPGGLCLLLLLLCQFMEDRSAQAGNCWLRQAKNGRCQVLYKTELSKEECCSTGRLSTSWTEEDVNDNTLFKWMIFNGGAPNCIPCKETCENVDCGPGKKCRMNKKNKPRCVCAPDCSNITWKGPVCGLDGKTYRNECALLKARCKEQPELEVQYQGRCKKTCRDVFCPGSSTCVVDQTNNAYCVTCNRICPEPTSSEQYLCGNDGVTYSSACHLRKATCLLGRSIGLAYEGKCIKAKSCEDIQCTGGKKCLWDFKVGRGRCSLCDELCPDSKSDEPVCASDNATYASECAMKEAACSSGVLLEVKHSGSCN, encoded by the exons ATGGTCCGCGCAAGGCACCAGCCGGGTGGGCTTTGCCTCCTGCTGCTACTGCTCTGCCAGTTCATGGAGGACCGCAGTGCCCAGG CTGGGAACTGCTGGCTCCGTCAAGCGAAGAACGGCCGCTGCCAGGTCCTGTACAAGACCGAACTGAGCAAGGAGGAGTGCTGCAGCACCGGCCGTCTGAGCACCTCATGGACCGAGGAGGACGTGAATGACAACACACTCTTCAAGTGGATGATTTTCAACGGGGGAGCCCCCAACTGCATCCCCTGTAAAG AAACGTGTGAGAACGTGGACTGTGGACCTGGGAAAAAATGCCGAATGAACAAGAAGAACAAACCCCGCTGCGTCTGCGCCCCGGATTGTTCCAACATCACCTGGAAGGGTCCAGTCTGTGGGCTGGACGGGAAAACCTACCGCAATGAATGTGCACTCCTAAAGGCAAGATGTAAAGAGCAGCCAGAACTGGAAGTCCAATACCAAGGCAGATGTAAAA AGACTTGTCGGGATGTTTTCTGTCCAGGCAGCTCCACATGTGTGGTGGACCAGACCAATAATGCCTACTGTGTGACCTGTAATCGGATTTGCCCAGAGCCCACTTCCTCTGAGCAGTATCTCTGTGGGAATGATGGAGTCACCTACTCCAGTGCCTGCCACCTGAGAAAGGCTACCTGCCTGCTGGGCAGATCTATTGGATTAGCCTATGAGGGAAAGTGTATCA AAGCAAAGTCCTGTGAAGATATCCAGTGCACTGGTGGGAAAAAATGTTTATGGGATTTCAAGGTTGGGAGAGGCCGGTGTTCCCTCTGTGATGAGCTGTGCCCTGACAGTAAGTCGGATGAGCCTGTCTGTGCCAGTGACAATGCCACTTATGCCAGTGAGTGTGCCATGAAGGAAGCTGCCTGCTCCTCAGGTGTGCtgctggaagtaaagcactccggATCTTGCAACT GA